TGCCTTCGGGTAGCGCGCACGGATCCGTGTTCGACGGGGCCATGCCCAAGCCACCCAGTCTGATGCCCGTTTCCTCACGAATCACACCAGCCGTCGCGTCGTCCAGCGGCAGGTCCACGATGATGGCGCGCCGTGCTGATTCGGCAGCGCCAATCCACGACACGCTGCGAACGATCAGTCGCGCGCCCGCCGACGCGGTGCTCCCCTCCCCCACCGGCACGACGAGCGCCGACGGTCCCTGGCGCAGCAACCATTCAGGGACGGACGTCGGCGGCGTGCCGTGGTCCCACGCGCCGACGGTGAGCGGGGCAGTCCGTGTGTCGCCGTTCAACGGCAGGAGCGCCACGGAGATGCCGGGGTACGTGCGTCCGCCCGCCGCGACCTTGCGCGTCAGCAGGTCGCGTACCTCTGCCGACGTGCGCGTCTGCTGGAGTTCGACGGCGGCCATGTCGGCGTACACGCGTCCCTGTGCCTGGAGGTCGGCGAGTTTCTCCGTGACCAGATAGGAACTGAAGCTGAGCAGCGTCAGCGCGCCGACGATCAGGAAGAACAGGAAAATCAGTGCGGCGGGGACGACGCCGATGAAGAAGTACGACAGGATCAGCTTGCGCCGGACGCGCCACAGCAGCCGCAGGCGCAGCACGCGACTGAGTCGCCACACCACGACGACGCCCCCGACGATGATGCCGAGGGTGGCGAGGCGCCGGATGGCGTCGAGCGGCGCCCAGTCGGTGAGCGCGAACGTGGCCAGCCACACACACACGCGCACGCCGAGGCCGATGAGGATCAGACGGCCGGCCCAGTAGTCGAGAAACAGCGCGCGCGGCGACGGCAGGCGAGGCAGTTCGTGCGCAGGGGGCGCTTCGAGGCGCACCGAGCCGGTGGAGTCAGGCGGCATGCGGTCTCGGCCCCGGTTCATCGCACGAAAGCGTGCGCGTCAGGCCAGCAGGGCCGAATGATACCATCGCGTTTTCGGCGCCCCCCGAGAGGTCGTTCGTGAACATCGATCCCACCGCACGCTTCGCCACCCGCTGCATCCACGCCGGCCAGGAGCCCGACCCGGCCACCGGCGCCATCATCACGCCGATCTACCAGACCTCCACGTACGTGCAGGAGGGACTCGGCAGGCACAGGGGGCACGAGTACGCCAGGACGAGCAACCCGACCCGCGCGGCCGTCGAAGCCAACGTGGCGGCACTCGAAGGCGGCACGCACGGGTTCGGCTGGGCGTCCGGCATGGCGGCGATCAACTCCGTCCTGTCGCTGCTCGAACCTGGCGATCACGTGGTGGTCACCGACAATACGTACGGAGGCACGTACCGATTGTTCGAACGCGTGCTGCGACCGAGGGGATTGACGTTCACCTACGTCGACACTTCGAACGTCGACGCGACCAGGGCGGCGTTCACGGACCGCACGAAGATGCTGTTCCTCGAGACGCCGACCAACCCCGTGCTGCGCCTGGCAGACATCGCGGCGTTGTCGTCGGCGGCGCACGCGCATGGCGACGTCGCGGTGGTCGTGGACAACACGTTTGCGAGTCCTGCCGTGCAGCGTCCGCTCGAGCTCGGGGCCGACATCGTGCTGCACAGCACCACGAAATATCTGAACGGGCACTCGGACAGCGTGGGCGGCATGATCGTGGTGAAGCACGCACCGCACGTCGAGTGGTTCCGCTTCTACCAGAACGCGGCGGGTGCGATCCTGAGCCCCTTCGACGCGTGGCTGATCCTGCGCGGCACCAAGACGCTCGCCGCGCGCATGGCCGTGCACAACAGTAACGGGCAGGCGATTGCCGAGTACCTCACCACGAGCCGGAAGGTCGAACTCGTGAACTACCCCGGCTTGCCGGCGCATCCGCAGCACGCGCTCGCGACGCAGCAGATGCAGGGTTTCACGGGCATGGTCTCGTTCGACGTCGGCACGCTCGATCGCGCGCGTCAGGTGCTCGAGCGCGTGCGCCTGTTCGCGCTGGCCGAGAGCCTGGGCGGCGTGGAGAGCCTCATCTCGCATCCGGCCTCGATGACACACGCGTCTGTGCCGGCCGAACGCCGCGCGACGCTCGGCGTGACCGACAGCCTGATTCGCCTCTCCGTGGGCATCGAGGACATCGACGACCTGAAGGCGGATCTCGAGCAGGCGCTCGCGTCGCTGTGATGGTTCAGGGCGCGGCAGGTGCCGTGCTGGCACGGACCCACGCCAGGTAGTCGGCGCTGCCCGCCTCCACCGGCACGACGAGCCACTCGGGTGTGTCGTAGGGATGCGCGGTCCTCACCGCCTCCCACAGCCCCTCCAGCCTGTCCGCCGTCGTCTTGATGAGCCACTGGGATTCGTCGCCGTCTTCGATCGCGTCCTTCCATCGATAGACCACGCGGTGCAGCGGCAGTCGTGTGACGCAGGCCGCAAGACGACGTTCCACCAGTGCACGCGCCACCTCGTCGCCGCCAGCGTCGGCCGGCCACGTCGTGAGCACGATCACGGCGCGATCGTGGCCCGTTTCGGCGTTGTGTGGCGGGATCGATTCCTGTATCGTCCTCATGGTTTCCAATGTCTGCACCAGAACCCCTGCGCCAGTCCAGTCCGAAAGCGCGACGTGCCGCGGCGCAGGATGACACGTCGGCGATGCGTCGCCGCACGGTGCGCGCTGTGCTCGTGGTCGTGCTCGGACTGGTGCTGTGCGACGGCGTGTTCGGCGAGCGCGGGCTCCTCGCGAACATGGAACTCGAGCGCCGCAACGCGCAGCAGCGTCAGGCCAACGAGGAACTGGCGCAGCAGAACGACGCGCTCACTCAGGAGGCCCGCCGGCTACGTGAGGATCCGTCGGCTGTCGAGGAGCTCGCCCGCGGCGAGCTCGGCCTGCTGCGCGATGGTGAGTTGCTCATCATCCTGCACGACACCCCCGCCTCGACCGCAACGTCGCCGGCCAGAACCGCCCAGGCGCCGTCGCCGCGTTGATCGCGGACGGCGCGTGTGGTACGCTTTCCAAGTTGTCCGGGAGCGCACCGCTCACTGGAACTGACGCGGGGTGGAGCAGCCTGGTAGCTCGTTGGGCTCATAACCCAAAGGTCGCGGGTTCAAATCCCGCCCCCGCAACCACTTGTATCGGCACGTGAAGGTCGCCCGTTTCTGGCGACCTTTTCGTTTTTGTGGCGGCAGTCAGCATCGCGGCCAGACTCCCCTTCAGCTCAATTCCCAGCTGGCCGTTCCCGGGAGTGAGCACAATCGATTCGATCAAGCCACGCAGCATCTCCGAGGCCTCCAGACGTGTGTCCTCGCGCCTGAGCGCGGCGGCAAGCTCCTCCACCTTGGAGCGGTAGACGTCCGCCATGCTCGGATGCAGGAGCGGCGGAGGTTCGTCCGCAGCTTCGAGCGTCGCCTGAAGAGTGGCCTTTCGCTCCTGTAGACCATTCCACTCAGCTTTGAGGTCTGGCCCAGCGAAGCCGTCCTTGATGGCCTGGATGACCTTCTGGATGTCGCGCTGAACGCGCTCCAGCTCGCGCTTGGCCCCGCTCAGGCTCGCCCGCTGCTCCATCCGCAACCGGTTCATCTCCTTCGCGAACTCGCGGCAGAACTCCTCGAAGAAGTCCTTGCGCAGCAGCTTCTCCTGCAGCGCCGTGAGCACGCGTTCTTCAACTTCCTCGCGCGAGATGGTCAGCTTGTTCGTGCAGGTGCCGCGCTCGCGCGTCCCAAAACAGCCGAGCCTGTCGCGGTAGTAGACGACGAACCCGGCGCCGCACTCGCCACACTTCGTCATGCCGGTGAACAGGTACTTCGGGCGCACGACCTGGTTGAAGCGCTTGCTGGGCTCGGCTGTCGTCCACTTCCGCTGGATGCCGGCGTAGCGCGCCTGCACCGCCTGCCACAGCTCGTCGTCCACGATGCGCAGTGCCGGCACCTGGCTGATCACCCACTCCGACTCCGGGTTCGGTCGCGAGA
This genomic window from Acidobacteriota bacterium contains:
- a CDS encoding PLP-dependent transferase, giving the protein MNIDPTARFATRCIHAGQEPDPATGAIITPIYQTSTYVQEGLGRHRGHEYARTSNPTRAAVEANVAALEGGTHGFGWASGMAAINSVLSLLEPGDHVVVTDNTYGGTYRLFERVLRPRGLTFTYVDTSNVDATRAAFTDRTKMLFLETPTNPVLRLADIAALSSAAHAHGDVAVVVDNTFASPAVQRPLELGADIVLHSTTKYLNGHSDSVGGMIVVKHAPHVEWFRFYQNAAGAILSPFDAWLILRGTKTLAARMAVHNSNGQAIAEYLTTSRKVELVNYPGLPAHPQHALATQQMQGFTGMVSFDVGTLDRARQVLERVRLFALAESLGGVESLISHPASMTHASVPAERRATLGVTDSLIRLSVGIEDIDDLKADLEQALASL
- a CDS encoding divalent-cation tolerance protein CutA, which translates into the protein MRTIQESIPPHNAETGHDRAVIVLTTWPADAGGDEVARALVERRLAACVTRLPLHRVVYRWKDAIEDGDESQWLIKTTADRLEGLWEAVRTAHPYDTPEWLVVPVEAGSADYLAWVRASTAPAAP
- a CDS encoding zinc ribbon domain-containing protein: MTKCGECGAGFVVYYRDRLGCFGTRERGTCTNKLTISREEVEERVLTALQEKLLRKDFFEEFCREFAKEMNRLRMEQRASLSGAKRELERVQRDIQKVIQAIKDGFAGPDLKAEWNGLQERKATLQATLEAADEPPPLLHPSMADVYRSKVEELAAALRREDTRLEASEMLRGLIESIVLTPGNGQLGIELKGSLAAMLTAATKTKRSPETGDLHVPIQVVAGAGFEPATFGL
- a CDS encoding septum formation initiator family protein is translated as MRRRTVRAVLVVVLGLVLCDGVFGERGLLANMELERRNAQQRQANEELAQQNDALTQEARRLREDPSAVEELARGELGLLRDGELLIILHDTPASTATSPARTAQAPSPR